A window from uncultured Desulfobacter sp. encodes these proteins:
- a CDS encoding PAS domain S-box protein — protein MVLNELSRFLKRPADRVHEASTGAWAGNRFAFRLTAVIIFINILIYAMIGFWLYKDNQYYHRMAESSVQNMANVIATNICGIFDRIDTGLFALKLLTERQLTGQKVNKAELDGHIKQLLQNLPELFDLSIADSKGYVLYGTDIVAGKSVNIKDREYFRYLSENPDHKMVLSKLVHGKVSGRWLFVLAKRIDFPDGSFAGTAIGMFDVGYFDKLFSALKTGRQETVALRDKELNLIAFWPNNRAPGGQIGSQAVSQETRNLIEKGSSAATYKARPPYNDVEQMISLCKTDEYPFFVLTGNAEYEYLRPWRNEAVIALIIAAVFTLTTILSAKILFKSKETEQLQIESKQLAEDKARLEGVIEGTQAGTWEWNVQTGETILNERWAEIMGYSLKELAPISINTWIDNTQPDDLNTSNELLQKHFKGETDYYECERRMRHKQGHWVWILDRGKVISWTDDGKPQWMFGTLIDITPRKQSEEMLKLNEARYRNLIEHLPQRIFIKDRNSVFMSCNSNFATDIGIKLDEIAGKDDFDFFQAELAEKYRKDDNEVVHEGKLKVTDEIYVVAGEERWVNTIKLPFKNEQGEVIGVLGIFDDITKRKRMQEALQESEALLRGLFENMAIGVAIYETPDDGQNFIFKELNKHGLESGQVKKEDVIGQEVRTVFPGIESLGLFEIFQSVWKSGQPQRHTISSYQDERITLWVENYVFKLPSGQLAAIYEDTTAKRKAEAAKDELEKQLLQAQKMESVGRLAGGVAHDFNNMLSIILGNTEMAMEGIAPDDPLHDNLSEIFSAARRSADITRQLLAFARKQTIAPKVLDLNRTIESMLKMLQRLIGEDIDLAWLPNKKVWPVRMDPSQIDQILANLCVNARDAIADVGKITIETGNTTFDSAYCAEHTGFVPGEFVLLAISDDGCGMDQKTRANLFEPFFTTKSVDKGTGLGLATVYGIVKQNDGFINVYSEPDQGTIFRIYLPRYLTESESLEKKTSDKISLDGTETILLVEDESSILKMTRMMLEKTGYNVLAAGTPGEAIALAREHTGEIHLLMTDVVMPEMNGRDLAKNLLSLYPDLKRLFMSGYTANVIAHHGVLDEGVHFIQKPFSQQDLTIKVREALDEGNQ, from the coding sequence ATGGTATTAAACGAACTGAGCAGATTCCTAAAACGCCCAGCTGACCGGGTCCACGAAGCCAGTACCGGCGCTTGGGCAGGCAACCGTTTTGCTTTCAGGCTGACTGCGGTCATCATTTTTATCAATATTCTAATCTATGCAATGATCGGGTTCTGGCTTTATAAGGACAATCAATATTACCATCGTATGGCCGAGAGCAGCGTCCAGAATATGGCCAACGTCATTGCAACAAATATCTGTGGTATTTTTGACAGAATCGATACCGGGCTGTTTGCCTTGAAACTTTTAACAGAAAGGCAATTGACCGGACAAAAGGTCAATAAGGCGGAACTGGACGGGCATATCAAGCAGTTGCTTCAGAATCTGCCCGAACTATTTGATCTGAGCATCGCCGATTCAAAAGGATATGTGCTGTACGGAACTGACATCGTTGCCGGCAAATCGGTTAATATCAAAGATCGTGAATATTTCAGATATCTCAGCGAAAATCCGGACCATAAAATGGTGCTTTCAAAATTAGTACACGGAAAGGTATCCGGAAGATGGTTGTTTGTGCTCGCAAAAAGAATCGATTTTCCTGACGGATCATTCGCAGGGACAGCCATCGGCATGTTTGATGTCGGTTATTTCGACAAGCTTTTTTCAGCACTCAAAACCGGCAGACAGGAAACCGTAGCACTCAGGGACAAAGAGTTGAACCTGATCGCCTTCTGGCCCAATAACAGAGCACCAGGTGGCCAGATCGGCTCTCAAGCAGTGTCACAGGAAACCCGAAATCTGATTGAAAAAGGCTCTTCTGCCGCTACATACAAAGCAAGGCCGCCTTACAACGACGTCGAACAGATGATATCACTATGCAAGACTGACGAATATCCCTTTTTCGTTCTTACTGGAAATGCCGAATATGAATATCTAAGGCCCTGGAGAAATGAAGCTGTCATTGCATTGATAATTGCCGCTGTTTTCACTTTGACAACGATCCTTTCTGCAAAAATTCTTTTCAAGAGCAAAGAAACAGAACAGCTGCAAATCGAATCAAAACAATTGGCAGAAGATAAGGCCAGACTGGAGGGCGTGATCGAAGGTACCCAGGCCGGGACATGGGAATGGAATGTCCAGACCGGGGAAACCATTTTGAATGAGCGCTGGGCAGAGATCATGGGCTACAGCCTGAAAGAATTGGCGCCAATATCAATCAACACATGGATAGATAACACCCAACCTGACGATCTCAATACCAGCAACGAATTGCTTCAAAAGCATTTCAAAGGTGAAACAGATTATTATGAGTGCGAACGCCGCATGAGGCACAAACAAGGTCATTGGGTCTGGATTCTGGATCGGGGCAAGGTGATTTCCTGGACTGATGACGGTAAACCCCAATGGATGTTCGGGACACTCATTGATATAACTCCCCGCAAACAATCAGAAGAAATGCTGAAGTTAAATGAGGCAAGATATCGAAATCTTATCGAGCACCTTCCGCAGCGTATCTTTATTAAAGACCGAAATTCTGTCTTTATGTCCTGCAATTCGAATTTTGCCACGGACATAGGGATAAAATTAGATGAAATCGCCGGTAAGGATGATTTTGATTTTTTCCAGGCTGAACTGGCTGAAAAGTACCGGAAAGATGATAATGAAGTAGTCCATGAAGGAAAACTTAAGGTCACCGATGAAATATATGTGGTCGCGGGCGAAGAAAGATGGGTAAATACCATTAAGCTTCCTTTTAAAAACGAGCAGGGGGAAGTGATCGGTGTATTGGGGATCTTCGATGACATCACCAAACGCAAGCGAATGCAAGAGGCTTTACAAGAGAGTGAGGCGCTACTTAGGGGATTGTTTGAAAATATGGCCATCGGTGTAGCGATTTATGAAACCCCAGATGATGGTCAAAACTTCATCTTCAAAGAATTGAACAAGCATGGCCTTGAATCCGGACAGGTTAAAAAGGAGGATGTCATTGGCCAGGAGGTTAGGACTGTTTTTCCTGGAATCGAATCGCTTGGATTATTCGAGATCTTTCAAAGCGTTTGGAAATCTGGTCAGCCTCAACGGCATACAATCAGCAGCTATCAAGATGAGAGGATTACGCTGTGGGTGGAAAACTATGTCTTCAAATTGCCCTCCGGGCAGTTGGCGGCTATCTATGAGGACACGACAGCCAAAAGGAAGGCCGAGGCTGCAAAGGACGAGTTGGAAAAACAATTATTGCAAGCCCAGAAAATGGAGTCCGTGGGACGTCTTGCCGGAGGAGTAGCCCACGATTTCAACAACATGCTTAGCATAATCCTCGGTAACACGGAAATGGCCATGGAAGGCATCGCCCCGGATGACCCGCTGCACGACAACCTCAGCGAAATTTTCTCTGCCGCACGGCGCTCTGCGGATATCACCCGGCAACTGCTGGCTTTTGCCCGCAAACAGACTATCGCACCCAAGGTGCTTGATCTGAACCGGACGATCGAAAGCATGCTCAAGATGCTACAGCGACTGATCGGCGAGGATATCGACCTGGCGTGGCTGCCCAATAAGAAAGTTTGGCCGGTCCGGATGGACCCGTCACAAATCGATCAGATTCTGGCTAATCTGTGCGTCAACGCCCGCGACGCCATTGCAGACGTAGGAAAGATCACCATAGAAACTGGCAACACGACATTTGATTCCGCCTATTGTGCGGAACACACGGGCTTCGTTCCCGGAGAATTCGTTCTACTTGCGATCAGTGACGACGGTTGCGGCATGGACCAAAAGACGCGGGCCAATCTTTTCGAACCCTTTTTCACCACCAAGAGCGTGGACAAGGGCACCGGTCTGGGGCTTGCCACGGTGTACGGCATCGTTAAGCAAAATGATGGTTTTATCAATGTCTACAGCGAGCCGGACCAGGGAACCATCTTCCGGATCTATCTGCCCCGGTATCTGACTGAATCCGAAAGCCTTGAGAAGAAAACCTCAGACAAAATAAGCCTGGACGGAACCGAAACCATTTTGCTGGTAGAGGATGAATCTTCCATCTTAAAAATGACCCGCATGATGCTTGAGAAAACCGGTTACAATGTCCTTGCGGCCGGCACGCCGGGGGAAGCCATCGCTCTTGCCCGCGAACATACCGGCGAGATTCACCTGCTCATGACCGATGTGGTCATGCCCGAGATGAACGGCCGGGACTTGGCCAAAAACCTTCTGTCGCTTTATCCGGACCTCAAGCGATTGTTCATGTCCGGCTATACAGCAAATGTGATCGCTCACCATGGCGTGTTGGATGAAGGCGTGCATTTTATTCAGAAACCGTTCTCACAGCAGGATCTGACAATCAAGGTTCGGGAGGCCTTGGATGAGGGTAATCAATAG
- a CDS encoding transporter substrate-binding domain-containing protein, which yields MTAFIPRLQYFLFALLILAFSGSQNSFGASRPLQKFRVGVYQNPPKVYINSAGEAAGIFPEILKIIAEREKWELEFVSCSWNECLNRLESCNLDIMLDIAYSGERGKKFHFSKESVFLNWGTIYTRKDFVVNSLFDLNGKTVAAVKGDIHTVGETGIEHLISKFEIDTKIIPVSSYQEALAMVEAGRADGGVVNRLLGTLIEGEYEISKTPIVFNPVHLKFAFPKRKKYIRIARTIDKYIKQFKADPDSLFHKIINSYLAGVDFDLTLYREMQSIPLTEKEREWLSRHKVIRLGVDKGYAPYSFRNDAGVYEGIAVDTINLVAKYLDVKIEIVKGLDWSQIIDYASQKKLDAILTVMATPERTKFLNFTNIYLPTPLVIMTKQDNQAIQGPEDLKGKKVALVNGYYSTNITLQDHPDIVPIMVQTPFDGLTAVSAGLADCYIGVLGVCDYITRINGISNLKIAARYNMLMYGQRIATRKDWPELSKILDKALSAITEKKRLELYQVWISALASLEGPALLQQQNALTAEETAWVKEHREILLGVDPEFAPFEFIDETGQYTGIVPEYLHILEQRIGLNFKVAPGLSWKEAVKQARQGEIDMLPCVGKTSGRQKYLLFSKPYMYYQRVIITRTGTPFISSLDDIKGMTVAVQKETSHEGFIRENTKIQPTLYSTLQETLKAVSDGKVDAMIGNLSSSIFWIRKEHFTNLKIAGPVSYASEELHFAVNENLPELVGIVEKGLASITPLKQKNIRKKWVDIDYAPGLDPGKIFRYALICLALISVTIGLFSLWNYRLKKEIAKRTWELEKTNHQLISEIQSREAAETERLDMQDQLFQAQKLESIGTLAGGIAHDFNNILSSIIGYTELTLDDVAKGSNIEKNMQEVFKAGQRAKDLVKQILTIARKSDEEIKPIPLKPIAKEALKFLKSSIPTTIEIQQNIVSESLIMGNSTQFHQIFMNLCTNAAHAMEETGGLLKVSLEDFNLEKHKTIQGQNLKPGNYIKLSVSDTGTGMSPEIMGSIFEPYYTSKEPGKGTGIGLTLVHSIVKKYGGIIEVYSELGEGSVFSIYLPTTEKHQTSQPYTNEALPMGSERILFVDDEDTIARMGGQLFEKLGYSVTIMTSSKKALDLFQSNAYAFDLVVTDMTMPGITGDKLAIELMKIRQDIPVIICTGYSKRISAQIASEIGIQALIYKPVERADLAKTVRKVLNEAMKRDY from the coding sequence ATGACGGCCTTTATCCCCCGTCTTCAATACTTTTTGTTTGCTTTGCTTATTTTAGCTTTCTCTGGGTCTCAAAATAGTTTTGGAGCATCTCGGCCTTTGCAAAAATTTCGAGTGGGTGTATATCAAAATCCTCCCAAGGTTTATATCAACAGTGCCGGTGAAGCAGCCGGAATCTTTCCTGAAATACTCAAAATCATAGCTGAACGTGAAAAATGGGAGCTGGAGTTTGTATCATGCTCCTGGAACGAATGTTTGAATCGATTAGAAAGTTGTAATTTAGATATCATGTTGGACATAGCCTACTCGGGAGAACGGGGAAAGAAGTTCCATTTTTCCAAAGAAAGCGTTTTTCTGAATTGGGGCACCATCTATACCCGTAAAGACTTTGTGGTAAACTCTCTTTTTGATCTCAATGGCAAAACGGTAGCAGCGGTAAAAGGAGATATTCATACGGTTGGAGAAACTGGTATTGAACACTTGATTTCAAAATTTGAAATTGATACCAAAATCATTCCTGTCTCCAGCTATCAAGAGGCACTGGCGATGGTTGAGGCCGGTAGAGCCGACGGCGGTGTGGTCAATAGGCTCTTAGGAACCTTGATTGAAGGGGAATATGAGATCAGCAAGACACCGATCGTTTTCAATCCGGTGCATCTCAAATTCGCCTTTCCAAAAAGAAAGAAATACATTCGCATTGCAAGAACGATAGACAAATATATCAAACAATTCAAGGCTGATCCTGACTCTCTTTTCCATAAAATAATTAATTCGTACCTCGCCGGTGTTGACTTTGATCTGACCTTGTACAGGGAAATGCAATCGATTCCACTCACCGAAAAAGAAAGAGAGTGGCTTTCCCGCCACAAAGTTATTCGTCTGGGGGTCGACAAAGGATATGCGCCTTACAGTTTCAGAAATGACGCTGGCGTTTACGAAGGAATTGCCGTCGACACCATAAATCTCGTCGCTAAATATCTGGATGTGAAGATTGAAATAGTTAAGGGGCTGGACTGGTCACAAATCATTGATTATGCCAGCCAGAAAAAGCTTGATGCAATTCTGACAGTTATGGCGACACCAGAGAGAACAAAGTTTTTGAATTTTACCAATATTTATTTACCAACGCCATTGGTGATAATGACAAAGCAGGACAATCAGGCGATACAGGGCCCGGAGGATCTCAAGGGTAAGAAGGTCGCCTTGGTAAACGGGTATTATTCGACGAATATAACGTTGCAAGATCACCCGGATATTGTCCCGATAATGGTCCAAACGCCTTTTGACGGCTTAACAGCCGTATCTGCGGGTCTGGCTGACTGCTACATTGGCGTCCTTGGTGTGTGTGACTATATAACCAGAATAAATGGGATAAGTAATCTCAAAATCGCTGCCCGCTATAACATGCTGATGTATGGCCAGAGGATCGCCACCCGGAAAGATTGGCCTGAACTTTCAAAAATTTTGGATAAAGCCCTGAGTGCGATCACCGAAAAAAAACGGCTCGAATTATATCAGGTATGGATTTCGGCTCTCGCCTCTTTGGAGGGTCCGGCTCTGCTTCAGCAGCAAAATGCCCTCACCGCCGAGGAGACCGCCTGGGTCAAAGAACACCGTGAAATCTTGCTGGGCGTCGACCCTGAATTTGCACCGTTCGAGTTTATCGATGAGACGGGGCAATATACTGGGATTGTTCCCGAGTATCTTCACATCTTGGAACAACGGATTGGGTTGAATTTCAAGGTGGCTCCCGGTTTATCCTGGAAAGAAGCTGTGAAACAGGCAAGGCAGGGCGAAATAGATATGCTGCCATGTGTCGGGAAGACATCTGGACGACAGAAATATCTCCTTTTTTCCAAACCGTATATGTATTATCAGCGGGTTATCATCACAAGGACTGGCACACCGTTTATTTCTTCCTTGGACGACATTAAAGGCATGACAGTCGCTGTTCAAAAAGAAACCTCTCACGAAGGGTTCATACGGGAGAATACTAAGATTCAACCAACCCTCTATTCGACGCTGCAGGAAACCTTGAAAGCTGTTTCAGATGGAAAAGTTGATGCGATGATCGGCAATCTATCTTCCTCCATTTTTTGGATACGAAAGGAACATTTTACCAATTTAAAGATAGCAGGACCGGTGAGCTATGCTTCAGAAGAACTTCATTTTGCTGTTAACGAAAATTTGCCGGAGTTAGTCGGGATAGTAGAAAAAGGACTTGCCTCAATTACGCCACTGAAACAAAAAAACATACGAAAAAAGTGGGTCGATATCGACTACGCGCCCGGTCTCGATCCCGGCAAAATATTTCGTTACGCTCTTATATGCCTTGCCTTAATCTCTGTGACTATTGGCCTTTTTTCGTTATGGAACTATCGTCTGAAAAAGGAAATAGCTAAACGGACCTGGGAGCTTGAGAAAACCAACCACCAACTCATTAGTGAGATTCAAAGTAGAGAGGCAGCTGAAACTGAAAGACTGGATATGCAGGATCAACTTTTTCAAGCTCAAAAATTAGAATCAATCGGAACGCTTGCAGGCGGAATCGCCCACGACTTTAACAATATCCTTTCATCAATCATAGGATACACAGAACTTACTTTGGATGACGTTGCAAAAGGCTCGAATATAGAAAAAAATATGCAAGAAGTGTTTAAAGCCGGGCAAAGGGCCAAGGATTTAGTAAAACAAATTTTAACGATTGCAAGAAAATCGGACGAAGAAATCAAACCTATACCTCTAAAGCCTATTGCAAAAGAAGCGCTTAAATTTTTAAAATCCTCCATCCCGACTACAATCGAAATACAACAAAATATAGTAAGCGAATCATTGATCATGGGAAATTCAACCCAGTTTCACCAAATCTTCATGAACCTATGTACAAATGCAGCGCATGCGATGGAAGAAACCGGCGGTTTACTGAAAGTTAGCCTGGAGGATTTTAACTTGGAAAAACATAAGACAATTCAGGGACAGAACCTGAAACCAGGTAATTATATAAAATTGAGCGTATCAGACACAGGCACCGGTATGTCTCCAGAAATTATGGGATCAATATTTGAACCCTACTATACCAGCAAAGAACCTGGAAAAGGTACTGGAATTGGGTTGACCCTGGTTCACAGCATTGTTAAAAAGTATGGTGGTATAATTGAGGTTTACAGTGAATTGGGAGAAGGCTCTGTTTTTTCGATTTATCTGCCGACTACAGAAAAACATCAGACAAGTCAACCATATACAAATGAAGCTCTGCCCATGGGCTCTGAACGTATCCTGTTTGTTGATGATGAAGACACTATTGCCAGAATGGGTGGACAACTTTTTGAAAAATTAGGATATTCTGTCACTATTATGACCAGTAGCAAAAAAGCACTCGATCTGTTTCAATCGAATGCTTATGCATTTGATTTGGTTGTTACAGATATGACCATGCCTGGTATTACCGGTGATAAGCTTGCGATTGAACTGATGAAAATCCGCCAAGACATACCGGTTATTATTTGTACTGGTTATAGCAAAAGAATCTCTGCCCAAATAGCCTCTGAAATTGGCATCCAGGCGTTGATATACAAACCAGTGGAAAGGGCAGATCTTGCAAAAACCGTCCGAAAAGTCCTGAATGAAGCAATGAAGCGAGATTATTAA
- a CDS encoding IS110 family transposase, which produces MKRNITIGMDLGDQKNVVVAMDETGKEIETKTIRNTEPSLRKFFSRYCNATVAIEVGTHSPWISRLLKEIGCTVYVGNPRKLRIIWDSNDKSDLRDARILAMVCRVEPRLLWPIKHRDRQAYADLGIIKARDTLVQNRVRMINHIRSVTKTSGCRIPKCSTPSFSKRAPDYIPKELRGPLGPLIITIDHLTRQIKEMDRQINKLCKKYPETEKLLQVPGVGPITALVFVLTIEDPHRFTKSRQVGAFLGLTPKQDQSGKCDKQLRISKAGDTYFRSLLVSCGHYIIGPFGPECDLRKFTLSIVLRGGKNAKKRAAVALARKLAVLLHRLWISDQKYNSFYNIVANTAA; this is translated from the coding sequence ATGAAACGTAATATCACTATTGGTATGGATTTGGGAGATCAGAAAAATGTGGTCGTTGCAATGGATGAAACAGGAAAAGAAATTGAGACAAAAACCATTCGCAATACAGAACCTTCTCTCCGAAAATTTTTCTCCCGATATTGCAATGCCACTGTTGCCATTGAAGTTGGGACCCATTCTCCATGGATTAGTAGGTTGTTGAAAGAAATCGGTTGTACCGTATATGTTGGCAATCCACGAAAATTAAGGATTATCTGGGACAGCAATGATAAATCAGATCTTCGGGATGCAAGAATTCTTGCGATGGTTTGCCGGGTTGAACCCAGATTGCTATGGCCAATAAAGCATAGAGACAGACAAGCCTATGCTGATTTAGGGATCATTAAAGCAAGAGACACCTTGGTGCAAAACCGTGTGCGAATGATCAATCATATTCGTAGTGTTACAAAAACAAGTGGTTGCCGGATTCCAAAATGTAGCACACCAAGTTTTTCAAAACGAGCCCCAGATTACATTCCAAAAGAATTAAGAGGTCCGCTTGGCCCATTAATAATCACGATTGATCACCTGACTCGACAAATTAAAGAAATGGATCGTCAAATCAACAAATTATGCAAAAAGTATCCTGAAACTGAAAAATTACTTCAAGTACCTGGTGTTGGCCCAATCACCGCCTTGGTTTTTGTCTTAACAATAGAAGATCCCCATCGTTTTACAAAAAGTCGCCAAGTTGGGGCTTTCCTAGGATTGACTCCTAAACAGGACCAATCTGGGAAATGCGACAAACAACTACGAATAAGCAAGGCGGGTGATACATATTTTAGGTCTTTGCTTGTCAGTTGCGGGCATTATATCATCGGCCCTTTTGGGCCGGAATGTGATTTGCGTAAATTTACATTATCGATAGTTTTACGTGGTGGTAAAAATGCAAAGAAGCGTGCCGCTGTAGCTTTGGCCAGAAAGCTTGCTGTGTTGCTGCATAGGTTATGGATAAGTGATCAAAAGTATAATTCCTTTTATAATATCGTTGCTAACACGGCGGCATAG
- a CDS encoding protein-glutamate O-methyltransferase CheR, with translation MSEEIKRVAKAIFGSFGLKAPPELEFPFQEKIISRMSALGISHPMSYLDLVRKDPIESQAIVNELTVHVSRFFRNPLIFELLAAIVLPELIRQKHEAGDNTLKIWSAGCAGGEEPYSIAIMLKEVMPRKSGRLNVQIFATDIDRRLLTLAKKGEFSPEKLDNVKYKWVEKYFTPKNGRLLLNANIRKMVYFSHYDMTDAKTYVPPESVFGNFDLVLCRNLLIYYSAAHQNLIFDKLHRSLANNGCLVLGAAESLPATYKNRFNSKDMYSRIFIKKH, from the coding sequence ATGTCAGAAGAAATAAAACGTGTGGCAAAGGCTATTTTCGGATCCTTCGGGTTGAAAGCACCGCCGGAACTGGAGTTCCCATTCCAGGAAAAAATCATTTCCCGCATGTCGGCCTTGGGCATCAGTCACCCCATGTCATACCTTGACCTTGTCAGAAAGGATCCTATTGAATCCCAGGCCATTGTCAACGAACTGACCGTCCATGTGAGCCGCTTTTTTCGCAATCCCCTGATCTTTGAACTCTTGGCGGCCATTGTGCTGCCCGAGTTGATTCGGCAAAAACACGAGGCCGGAGACAATACGCTCAAAATCTGGTCTGCAGGATGTGCTGGCGGAGAAGAACCCTATTCCATCGCGATTATGCTGAAAGAGGTAATGCCCCGAAAGTCTGGTCGCCTGAATGTACAGATATTCGCGACCGACATCGACAGAAGATTGTTGACCCTGGCAAAAAAAGGAGAATTCAGCCCGGAAAAGCTTGACAATGTAAAGTACAAATGGGTGGAAAAATACTTTACCCCCAAAAACGGGCGACTGCTGTTAAACGCCAACATACGGAAAATGGTCTATTTTTCCCATTACGATATGACAGATGCCAAAACCTATGTGCCGCCGGAAAGCGTCTTTGGAAACTTCGACCTTGTTCTCTGCCGGAACCTGCTCATTTATTATTCTGCTGCGCATCAAAACTTGATTTTCGATAAACTGCACCGATCCCTGGCAAACAACGGTTGCCTGGTACTGGGGGCTGCCGAGTCCCTGCCTGCAACGTATAAGAATCGTTTTAATTCAAAGGACATGTACAGCCGGATTTTTATCAAAAAACACTGA